In Algihabitans albus, the following are encoded in one genomic region:
- a CDS encoding DUF4112 domain-containing protein, which yields MPSAYIVGQAARFGVPKTTLARMSVNIGVDSLLGTVPLVGDLFDVGFKANRKNIALLRQSLEQAATTTEMHEK from the coding sequence ATCCCGTCTGCCTACATCGTCGGTCAAGCCGCCCGATTTGGCGTGCCGAAAACGACCCTCGCCCGGATGAGCGTAAACATCGGGGTGGACAGCTTGCTTGGTACCGTCCCGCTCGTGGGCGACCTTTTCGATGTCGGATTTAAGGCCAACCGTAAGAACATCGCCCTGCTCCGTCAAAGTCTGGAGCAAGCGGCCACTACGACAGAAATGCACGAAAAATGA
- a CDS encoding response regulator produces the protein MAKILLAEDDQSMRSFLATALQRAGHEVASYGDGMSALTRLHAEEFDLLLADVVMPGLDGVELARRAGDAKPGLKVMFITGFAAVALRARDREQPGARILSKPFHLRELVQEVDAILAA, from the coding sequence ATGGCAAAAATCCTTCTCGCCGAGGACGACCAGTCAATGCGCAGCTTCCTCGCCACCGCGCTGCAGCGCGCGGGGCATGAGGTGGCGAGCTATGGCGACGGCATGTCGGCTCTGACGCGCCTGCATGCGGAGGAATTCGATCTGCTGTTGGCGGACGTCGTGATGCCTGGACTGGACGGTGTCGAGCTGGCGCGCCGTGCCGGGGATGCGAAGCCGGGCCTGAAGGTGATGTTCATTACCGGTTTCGCAGCCGTAGCCTTGCGGGCTCGGGACCGCGAGCAGCCGGGTGCAAGGATTCTGTCCAAGCCGTTTCATCTCCGGGAGTTGGTCCAGGAAGTTGATGCCATTCTGGCGGCCTGA
- a CDS encoding N-formylglutamate amidohydrolase, whose amino-acid sequence MDAFTAYQAEPPPSAPLSTHQILRPVAQSLPLVLASPHSGRDYSDDFVARSRLDARQLRRSEDAFVDELFAPAVALGLPLLRALFPRAYVDPNREPFELDPAMFVDPLPDYANTRSPRVAAGLGTIARVVANGAEIYREKLTVAEALQRIRGYYWPYHKALRELVDDTLARFGVCLLLDCHSMPSSGVGPRPTKGASKSKISINGGQAAQRVDIVLGDCHGTACSPVVVERATQVLKRLGYRVSRNQPYSGGFVTRHYGRPSEGLHALQIEINRSLYMNEGTYRHTGGFQGVARDMATLVADLGTLDPAELAPR is encoded by the coding sequence ATGGACGCTTTCACCGCATATCAGGCTGAGCCTCCGCCAAGCGCGCCGCTTTCCACCCATCAAATCCTGCGGCCGGTCGCGCAGAGTCTGCCCCTGGTCCTGGCCTCACCACATAGCGGACGGGACTATTCCGACGACTTCGTCGCTCGCTCGCGTTTGGACGCACGTCAGTTGCGCCGCTCGGAAGACGCCTTCGTCGACGAGCTCTTCGCACCGGCAGTGGCACTCGGTCTGCCCTTGCTGCGGGCGCTCTTCCCACGCGCCTACGTGGACCCGAATCGGGAGCCGTTCGAACTCGACCCGGCGATGTTCGTGGACCCGCTACCGGATTATGCGAACACCCGCTCGCCACGAGTTGCCGCCGGTCTCGGCACCATCGCCAGAGTGGTGGCCAACGGCGCCGAAATCTATCGCGAAAAGCTGACCGTGGCCGAAGCACTCCAGCGGATTCGCGGCTACTACTGGCCGTATCACAAAGCCTTGAGAGAGCTGGTCGACGACACTCTGGCGCGCTTCGGCGTTTGCCTCCTGCTCGACTGCCACTCCATGCCCTCAAGCGGAGTCGGCCCTCGGCCCACGAAGGGCGCGAGCAAGAGCAAGATCTCGATAAACGGCGGCCAAGCCGCGCAGCGGGTCGATATCGTGTTGGGCGATTGCCACGGCACGGCCTGCAGCCCGGTGGTCGTCGAGCGCGCAACGCAGGTGCTGAAGCGTTTAGGCTACCGGGTGTCGCGCAACCAACCCTACTCCGGCGGCTTCGTGACGCGCCACTACGGCCGACCGTCCGAGGGACTACATGCCCTGCAAATCGAGATCAATCGCTCGCTCTACATGAACGAAGGTACTTACAGGCACACCGGGGGCTTCCAAGGCGTGGCCCGGGATATGGCGACGCTCGTGGCCGACCTCGGCACGTTGGATCCCGCGGAGCTTGCGCCGCGCTAA
- a CDS encoding GNAT family N-acetyltransferase codes for MTQSLSSPSRQGDLPIVRAAKSPDAVQIAEIYGYHVREGRASFELTPPDRTEIAGRIEAVQSAGLPYLVADGGDELLGFAYAGPYRLRPAYRFVVEDSVYVTAEAQGRGLGRILLQAVIDEATAAGRRQMIAVIGDSANAASIRLHRTLGFTEIGRLRSVGWKHDLWLDSVFMQRALGPGDSRPPDR; via the coding sequence ATGACGCAATCCCTCAGTTCACCATCGAGGCAGGGTGATCTGCCGATCGTGCGAGCGGCCAAGTCGCCCGACGCCGTGCAGATTGCGGAAATTTACGGTTATCATGTCCGCGAGGGCCGAGCCTCTTTTGAGTTGACGCCACCGGACAGAACCGAGATCGCAGGTCGCATCGAGGCGGTGCAGTCAGCCGGCCTACCCTATCTGGTCGCGGACGGTGGGGACGAGCTGCTGGGATTTGCTTATGCAGGTCCCTACCGGCTTCGCCCAGCCTATCGCTTTGTGGTCGAGGACAGCGTCTACGTGACCGCCGAGGCACAAGGCAGAGGCCTCGGCCGTATCCTCCTGCAAGCCGTGATCGACGAGGCCACGGCGGCCGGACGCCGCCAAATGATCGCGGTGATCGGCGACAGCGCCAACGCCGCTTCGATCCGTCTGCACCGCACCCTCGGGTTCACGGAGATCGGCCGACTGCGCAGCGTCGGCTGGAAACACGATCTCTGGCTTGACAGCGTTTTTATGCAGCGCGCACTCGGGCCCGGAGATAGTCGACCGCCAGACCGCTGA